The Lepeophtheirus salmonis chromosome 1, UVic_Lsal_1.4, whole genome shotgun sequence genome has a segment encoding these proteins:
- the Lsm11 gene encoding U7 snRNA-associated Sm-like protein LSm11 encodes MYSSALSSSSSDDEEDTLNVFSESFDPLAVIYNPGLKKVPDPSAPVLDNVDKFVSVVEKKRTNHKPQKVKQEEPSTSFERNFKPEQMPIQGKPRKDGPNVWQFMDKVKGPLSLLKKAREEQLRIRVYTRGVNYLRGFMTGYLLAFDKHWNLALIDVDEVFKKRRFPKTPAGLNESLETLSLKSNSKKDTEFDNETNMKIIKTNRRWIHCERHVGQLVLRGEHVSHVVIL; translated from the coding sequence ATGTATTCTTCAGCATTGTCTTCTTCCTCATCTGATGATGAGGAAGATACCCTTAATGTTTTTTCTGAAAGTTTTGACCCATTGGCTGTCATCTATAACCCAGGACTAAAGAAAGTGCCCGACCCTTCAGCCCCCGTGTTGGACAATGTAGATAAATTTGTAAGTGTTGTAGAAAAGAAACGCACGAATCATAAACCTCAGAAAGTGAAACAAGAAGAACCTTCAACGAGTTTTGAAAGGAATTTTAAGCCTGAACAAATGCCTATTCAAGGAAAACCAAGAAAGGATGGACCAAATGTTTGGCAATTTATGGATAAAGTAAAAGGTCCATTATCTCTTCTAAAAAAGGCGCGTGAGGAACAACTACGTATTCGTGTTTATACTCGAGGAGTAAATTATTTGAGAGGATTTATGACTGGATATCTGTTAGCCTTTGACAAACATTGGAATTTGGCATTGATAGATGTGGatgaagtctttaaaaaaagacgTTTCCCTAAAACCCCGGCCGGTCTCAATGAGTCCCTTGAAACCTTATCCCTAAAATCCAATTCTAAGAAAGACACTGAATTTGATAATGAAAccaatatgaaaattattaaaactaatcGAAGATGGATCCACTGTGAAAGACATGTAGGGCAGTTAGTGTTAAGGGGTGAACATGTTTCTCATGTCGTGATCCTATag
- the LOC121122840 gene encoding uncharacterized protein — translation MDEATVLKGLIDKIRDARENLKLFKDETDDIDSCPQNKKSKINNAYEKSAMIVAKETELLGSSVVEELPGDDGAQYFLAIAGMQKNIQNLRELKQMSEHILSNNMEHIKEMDNIVQLRDSIDHECREKMEKSKVDKGNEGDQSRPEGEAETIKDLEANIRDTRAAYKHIKSEFAAFLERIDHNEINQIGMFLQALWTSYAKNVSNDESSYLRISHLDFDVNQNDVSKLVSEGIITAHPDDPDQVKLMRFKR, via the exons ATGGATGAGGCAACGGTTTTGAAGGGCTTGATTGATAAAATTCGAGATGCTAGAGAAAATTTGAAGTTATTCAAAGATGAAACTGATGATATTGACTCATGTCCTCAGAATAAAAAGAGCAAAATTAATAATGCTTATGAGAAAAGTGCCATGATTGTTGCAAAGGAAACGGAGCTTCTTGGATCATCAGTTGTTGAAGAACTACCCGGAGATGATGGAGCTCAATATTTTTTAGCTATAGCTGGAATGCAAAAGAATATTCAAAACCTACGGGAGTTAAAACAAATGAGTGAGCATATCCTAAGTAACAATATGGAGCATATCAAAGAAATGGATAACATCGTTCAACTTAGGGATAGTATTGACCATGAGTGTCgcgaaaaaatggaaaagtccAAGGTTGACAAGGGTAATGAGGGTGATCAGAGTCGACCAGAGGGGGAAGCAGAGACCATTAAG GATTTAGAGGCCAATATTCGAGACACAAGGGCTGCATATAAGCATATCAAATCCGAATTTGCAGCTTTTCTCGAGAGAATagatcataatgaaataaatcaaatcgGAATGTTTTTACAAGCTCTTTGGACTTCGTATGCTAAGAATGTGAGCAATGATGAATCAAGCTATCTTAGGATATCGCATCTCGACTTTGATGTTAATCAAAATGACGTGAGTAAACTTGTATCTGAGGGCATTATAACTGCCCATCCGGATGACCCCGATCAAGTCAAACTCATGCGGTTCAAAAGATGA
- the LOC121122863 gene encoding piwi-like protein Ago3, producing the protein MSAGRGRGQSIIRALKSASDSQESGDGSLILGALSLGRESPSSSSGGSKGRGRGLKLSLAKISKEESPATMIRPSVLQGVSALRSAPEVHALGGQDAPEIILPPKKYGSCGDVFPLEVNYVRLKIMEEKGIHYYLVSFSPSVDSRTHRFKLLNQHNEFLGKTRTFDGNKLLLPQKLPQNTTELQSQCNLTKQTINIIISYKKQIEYTDYECISLFNLIFRRIMSTLKMCQVNRNYYSPENKGVIPQYKLEVWPGYITSVNELDGGLVLQCDVSHRVLRTETVLDVFKDISMRRRGDFKNESIKSLVGSVVLTRYNCKTYRIDEIDFDKNPKSTFKDGHGVEVSFVEYYKQRYGLEILDHKQPLLYNRPKARWVKQGSPELIALIPELCFLTGLSDDMRSDFRLMKDVSSHTRLSPQQRHESLIKFIKSVLSNEEAESHLQIWGMKMAKNPLKMNGRHLPSDTLYFGQRHKEKVGPSTDWTKAITSRHVLTPIQVNNWVLIFPYKLKDVARGFFQYFEKQGPRLGISISCPTFKELTDDRSDSYVRAMRELISPDIQLIVTIFPNLRADRYSAVKKFCYLERPVASQVILSKTISQERRMISVVQKIALQINCKLGGELWGADVPKDNLMVVGVDVFHDPNRRLESVAGLVASMNPALSRWFSKSTVQNPGEELIKSLKRAFSECLVRYKGINGVLPDYIVIFRDGLGNSQLEVSAKYEMEQLTSSLTDCYSSSLPSFTFIVVQKRINAKFYHIIKGGEDMNLSNPPGGTVVDTVITHKKIYDFFIVSQRVNEGSATPSHYIVIKEGRNTSPDFLQGLSYRLTHMYYNWPGTIRVPAPCQYAHKLAAMVGENLQKEPSSSLNDKLFYL; encoded by the exons atGAGTGCGGGTCGAGGACGTGGACAAAGCATTATTCGAGCTCTTAAGAGTGCTAGTGATAGTCAAGAGAGTGGGGATGGGAGTTTGATTCTAGGTGCACTAAGTCTGGGTCGTGAAAGCCCCTCTTCGAGCTCTGGTGGCTCCAAGGGACGAGGCCGAGGATTAAAATTGTCTCTGGCAAAGATTTCCAAAGAGGAATCCCCTGCGACGATGATTAGACCCTCAGTGCTTCAAGGAGTCTCTGCTCTTCGAAGTGCTCCAGAAGTGCATGCATTGGGTGGGCAAGATGCCCCTGAAATCATTTTGCCTCCTAAAAAGTATGGGTCATGTGGAGACGTTTTCCCACTAGAAGTCAATTACGTGAGGCTCAAAATCATGGAAGAGAAGGGGATCCATTATTACTTGGTCTCTTTTTCCCCTTCTGTTGACTCCAGAACACATAGATTCAAACTTTTGAATCAACACAACGAATTTTTAGGGAAAACTCGGACGTTTGACGGGAATAAACTCCTTCTACCCCAAAAGTTACCCCAAAAT accACGGAGCTCCAGTCTCAATGCAATTTGACTAAACAAACCATTAATATAATCATCTCATACAAGAAGCAAATTGAATATACTGACTATGAATGTATTTCTCTCTTTAACCTTATTTTCCGTAGAATCATGTCAACCCTCAAGATGTGCCAAGTGAATCGTAATTACTACTCACCTGAAAACAAAGGAGTCATTCCTCAGTACAA ATTAGAAGTTTGGCCAGGGTATATAACTTCCGTCAATGAGCTTGATGGCGGATTAGTTCTTCAATGTGATGTGAGTCATAGAGTTTTACGAACCGAAACTGTATTGGATGTATTTAAGGATATAAGCATGAGGAGGCGTGGGGATTTCAAGAATGAGTCAATTAAGTCGCTTGTTGGATCTGTGGTTCTAACACGCTATAATTGTAAGACGTATAGAATTGACGAAATAGACTTTGACAAGAATCCCAAATCCACATTTAAGGATGGTCATGGTGTCGag gtTTCATTTGTTGAATATTACAAGCAACGCTATGGACTCGAAATTTTGGACCATAAGCAGCCCCTTTTATATAATCGTCCTAAGGCGCGATGGGTTAAACAAGGAAGTCCAGAGCTAATTGCGCTAATCCCAGAGCTATGTTTTCTCACGGGTTTAAGTGATGATATGCGATCGGACTTTCGTCTTATGAAGGATGTATCGAGTCATACGCGTCTCTCACCTCAGCAAAGGCATGAGTCtttgatcaaatttataaaatctgtcCTCTCGAATGAAGAAGCTGAATCTCATCTGCAAATTTGGGGGATGAAGATGGCCAAAAATCCTCTTAAAATGAATGGAAGACATTTACCATCAGATACTCTATATTTTGGTCAACGCCACAAGGAAAAAGTCGGGCCATCGACGGATTGGACCAAAGCCATTACTTCTCGGCATGTATTGACTCCTATTCAAGTCAATAATTGGGTTTTAATTTTCCCTTATAAGCTTAAAGATGTTGCAAGAGGTTTCTTCCAATATTTTGAGAAAcag GGACCTCGTTTGGGTATAAGTATATCATGTCCAACTTTCAAAGAATTAACTGATGATCGAAGTGATTCATATGTCCGTGCCATGAGAGAATTGATATCACCGGATATTCAGTTAATTGTTACTATATTTCCTAATTTGAGGGCAGATAGGTACTCAGCCGTGAAAAAGTTTTGTTATCTGGAGCGTCCCGTAGCATCGCAAGTTATTTTGTCGAAGACAATCAGCCAAGAGCGTAGAATGATATCCGTCGTACAGAAAATAGCCCTTCAAATCAATTGTAAATTAGGTGGTGAATTGTGGGGAGCTGATGTACCCAAAGATAACCTCATGGTGGTTGGTGTGGATGTATTCCACGATCCTAACAGAAGACTTGAGTCAGTTGCCGGGTTAGTAGCCTCAATGAATCCGGCTTTGAGTCGATGGTTCTCTAAGTCCACTGTTCAGAATCCTGGAGAAGAACTCATAAAGTCTCTGAAG AGGGCCTTCTCAGAGTGTCTCGTGCGTTATAAAGGAATCAATGGGGTCTTACCggattatattgttatttttcgaGATGGCTTAGGAAACTCTCAACTGGAGGTGTCCGCAAAATATGAAATGGAGCAATTAACTTCTTCACTCACTGACTGCTACTCCTCTTCGCTCCCCTCATTTACGTTTATCGTAGTTCAAAAACGTATTAATGCCAAGTTTTATCATATCATTAAAGGAGGAGAGGATATGAATTTGTCCAATCCTCCTGGAGGAACCGTAGTGGACACGGTTatcacacataaaaaaatctacgaTTTTTTCATAGTTTCACAAAGAGTAAACGAGGGCTCAGCAACCCCTTCCCACTACATTGTCATTAAGGAAGGGAGAAATACGTCTCCAGACTTTCTTCAAGGATTATCCTATAGGCTTACTCATATGTACTATAACTGGCCCGGTACCATACGGGTCCCTGCACCCTGTCAG TATGCCCACAAACTTGCGGCTATGGTTGGAGAAAATCTCCAAAAAGAACCAAGTTCCTCTTTGAACGATAAGTTATTTTACTTGTAA
- the LOC121122892 gene encoding methyl farnesoate epoxidase produces MSILVSILAIGILLLCTYKSYRAIRINLMGPWSNAPPGPSTYPFLGAIPSLVKDFWGSDRALKSPIDFFDKLHDIYGEDFRLHNGIEDTIILSSLNGIREFSNHPNASFRPFNKVLMDIYSDGKDLGMGLGTGGERWKFLRRFSSSAFKSLSGGASGLNQNFDLEVSEIVADLRGKAKSPDPIIRNVNIYFDIPILNIIWWLVAGRRYKYGDPAIQKQFDYLKVLLEEPFIAPLTIIPFALYIPPLRKIYNRIRNAMNSFRILLSKIVEERRKDNFTDEKRGFIDLFLKAQLDDKDNPYLSNEDLIMCCQDFFLAGAETSSKTLCTFILYMVLYPNIQENAASEIRDAIQKDTQIKSKDRHLLPYTDAVLMEVRRYATPFPITPFRCSNKDIRVNGFDIPANVPVQVNLNGVLRSKYCWKAPDIFNPSRFLNEKGAVEIPNAFMPFGFGRRRCIGEDIGNISNFLIVSNLLHNFKFSASFSKNKNHLPSNDRFGGIIQGYEPFDVKIELR; encoded by the exons ATGAGTATCCTAGTAAGCATATTAGCAATTGGAATCCTTCTCCTCTGTACTTATAAATCTTATCGAGCCATACGTATTAACTTAATGGGCCCATGGTCAAATGCACCTCCAG GACCTTCCACATATCCCTTCTTGGGAGCCATTCCTTCCTTGGTAAAGGACTTCTGGGGATCTGATCGTGCTCTAAAATCTCCAATTGACTTCTTTGATAAACTACATGACATATATGGAGAGGATTTTCGATTACACAACGGAATTGAAGataccattattttatcaa GTCTCAATGGTATACGAGAGTTCTCGAATCATCCAAATGCATCCTTCCGGCCATTTAATAAGGTTTTAATGGACATTTATTCTGACGGAAAGGATCTAGGTATGGGTTTAGGAACAGGGGGAGAGAGATGGAAGTTTCTTCGTCGTTTTTCGTCTAGTGCATTTAAGAGCTTAAGTGGAGGAGCTTCAGGTTTGAATCAAAATTTCGATTTGGAAGTGAGTGAAATAGTGGCTGATCTAAGAGGAAAAGCAAAGTCGCCAGACCCTATTATTAggaatgttaatatatattttgatattccgATCTTGAACATAATTTGGTGGCTTGTAGCAGGGAGAAGATACAAATATGGGGATCCTGCCATACAGAAGCAATTTGACTATTTGAAGGTACTACTTGAGGAACCTTTCATTGCCCCTCTCACAATCATCCCTTTCGCTCTATACATCCCCCCGCTCAGGAAAATATATAACAGAATTAGAAATGCAATGAATAGTTTCAGAATCCTTTTGAGCAAAATTGTTGAGGAGCGTAG GAAAGATAATTTCACGGATGAAAAAAGAGGATTCATTGACTTGTTCCTAAAGGCTCAGCTTGACGACAAAGATAACCCTTATTTAAGTAATGAGGATCTTATCATGTGCTGTCAAGACTTTTTCTTAGCTGGAGCCGAAACATCAAGCAAGACACTGTGCACCTTTATTCTATATATGGTACTTTACCCCAATATTCAAGAAAATGCAGCATCAGAAATTCGAGATGCAATCCAAAAG gaCACTCAGATAAAATCAAAAGATAGGCATCTGTTACCCTACACGGATGCAGTTCTGATGGAGGTTCGACGCTATGCCACACCGTTCCCAATTACACCATTCAGATGctcaaataa AGATATCAGAGTGAATGGATTCGACATCCCAGCCAATGTACCAGTACAAGTCAATCTCAACGGAGTACTGCGAA GCAAATATTGCTGGAAAGCGCCTGATATATTTAATCCAAGTCGATTCCTAAATGAAAAAGGAGCAGTGGAAATACCCAATGCGTTCATGCCTTTCGGATTTG ggagGAGACGATGTATTGGGGAGGATATTGggaatataagtaattttttgatagtgagcaatttactacataattttaaattcag TGCGTCATTCTCGAAGAATAAAAACCACTTACCATCAAATGATCGATTTGGAGGCATTATCCAAGGCTATGAGCCCTTTGACGTTAAGATCGAGCTACGATGA
- the LOC121122884 gene encoding sulfhydryl oxidase 2 has translation MYMSNLGGPTLIILLQGCILLTTGEEGLYGPNDKVVLLDSTNFVSKVHGSKTAWMIEFYSSWCGHCINFAPTFKNFSAKVHDWSNVIQIGVLDCADDKNTNTCRNYEVNGYPTLKFFPPNSLNTSKGIERASYQKTIRSLMKDTASFAASQKELSSIFRSVEFGHETSVFESNPNAKVAIFLNPSKHGMALFLSIHKSLNQLGIPLFLSSSDTSILASVLKKGESKLSSLEIKGNDVLQDVEIVMKKVQTLNLKNEEKGKSPQITTQMNDDDVKRRRYTVYMSDLENALLYSLKHEVATHSIISGVKLSVLQEYIDILSKYYPGRKVAQHFIKELQAWIAGLSDVKGSDLENHIIVLSKQLGAFSDTPKDWQGCKGSSKRYGGYPCSLWTLFHALSVNHAGVTSDKKSTKLDVLKSMRGYIKEFFGCRECARNFELEWLSDDPSKMVSNVDDAIIWLWKTHNKVNIRLSGDLSDDPSFHKFKFPDRIHCSKCYADNGSKTGDNLTQEFNMTHVLEFLKTLYGGDIDFKGLSKELYVDKVFSGSPGSFIHSKNGELYDRTSTKGWFSAVDMILLVLFYFATIALIFLGFKKIFFKRKCKIFSGTYISNKV, from the exons ATGTATATGTCAAATCTCGGAGGACCTACCCTCATCATTTTATTACAAGGATGTATTTTGCTCACAACTGGAGAGGAGGGTCTTTATGGTCCAAATGATAAGGTTGTACTTTTAGACAGTACTAACTTTGTATCCAAGGTCCACGGCTCTAAAACTGCATGGATGATTGAATTTTACTCCAGTTGGTGTGGACATTGTATCAATTTTGCACCTACTTTCAAGAATTTCAGTGCTAAAGTCCATg aCTGGAGCAATGTCATACAAATCGGAGTATTGGATTGCGCGGATGATAAAAATACTAACACATGTCGTAATTATGAAGTGAATGGATATCCAACGTTGAAATTCTTTCCTCCCAACTCTCTTAATACATCCAAAGGAATCGAACGAGCGTCTTATCAGAAAACCATTCGAAGTTTGATGAAAGATACTGCAAGCTTTGCGGCGTCTCAAAAGGAACTAAGCTCCATATTTCGTAGCGTTGA ATTCGGTCATGAAACCTCTGTTTTCGAGAGCAATCCTAATGcaaaagttgcaatttttttaaacccctCTAAGCACGGGATGGCGCTCTTTTTAAGTATTCACAAAAGTCTTAATCAGCTTGGTATTCCTCTATTTTTATCTTCGTCGGATACATCGATTTTGGCCTCCGTTTTAAAGAAGGGGGAGTCTAAGCTTAGTTCCTTGGAAATAAAAGGAAACGATGTTTTACAAGACGTTGAAATTGTcatgaaaaaagttcaaactctgaatttgaagaatgaagaGAAAGGAAAATCTCCACAAATTACCACCCAGATGAATGACGATGATGTAAAACGACGAAGATATACAGTGTATATGTCGGATTTAGAAAATGCTTTATTGTACTCTCTAAAGCATGAAGTTGCGACTCACTCAATCATTAGTGGAGTAAAATTAAGTGTCCTTCAGGAATATATTgacatattatcaaaatattatcctgGTAGAAAAGTTGCTCAACACTTTATTAAAGAACTCCAAGCCTGGATAGCTGGTCTTAGTGATGTAAAAGGATCAGATCTGGAAAAtcatattattgtattatctaAACAATTGGGGGCTTTTAGTGATACACCAAAGGATTGGCAAGGTTGCAAAGGTTCTTCAAAGAGATATGGAGGATATCCTTGCTCTCTTTGGACATTATTCCATGCACTATCAGTGAATCACGCAGGTGTCACTTCAGATAAAAAATCCACTAAATTGGATGTACTAAAGTCTATGCGTGGCtacattaaggaattttttggtTGTCGCGAGTGTGCTCGTAATTTTGAACTGGAATGGCTCAGCGACGATCCATCCAAGATGGTATCAAATGTAGATGACGCCATAATATGGTTGTGGAAAACTCATAATAAAGTCAATATTAGATTAAGTGGGGATCTGAGCGATGATCCCAGTTTCCATAAGTTCAAGTTTCCAGATCGTATACACTGTAGTAAATGCTATGCCGATAATGGTAGTAAAACCGGTGATAATTTAACACAAGAATTTAATATGACACATGTCCTTGAGTTCCTTAAGACTTTATATGGTGGAGACATAGACTTTAAGGGCTTGTCCAAGGAACTTTATGTGGATAAAGTGTTCTCTGGATCACCCGGCTCATTTATTCATTCCAAAAATGGAGAACTTTATGATAGAACCTCCACTAAGGGTTGGTTTTCTGCTGTAGATATGATTCTTCTAGTGCTATTTTACTTTGCTACAATTGCTTTAATTTTCTTAGgctttaaaaagatatttttcaagaggaaatgcaaaatatttagtGGGACTTACATTTCCAATAAAGTTTAA
- the LOC139905894 gene encoding uncharacterized protein, producing the protein MGNARSGTQFHKKDLLEDSSWLRKIVTQYQKRQNCGVTSFNGFTIEKIQGGSFHSCLPIQIHRVCICFKNGNNKLKKANWIIKTSQEDDLSLEVNIYTQLLTDVYKYLNCRSNVRVRYLLNIPEMILHESSRNSSSSWVDTKIALVLEDLTKTKSCMRIKAVEVIAGLNLSQFKLFLGTLAQFHAVGFAWGTSFGDDSLLESHPYLHRPQRICSEDLNLIFDKYVEILNYAGRKNIVSDISRRVKLFSELRRNSSDILNCDVSKDMSSPCCGLCLGAPVPSDVLFRYDNSLNLLDEENNDTPNSPTSTVPICAAVNTCRRIHFGDVIREIATCFFTLPSPIVRAHYLTLMLQNYCQAFTLTSELLEVNTRKRINYSFQDFLGDFYKFVPHGILRAILMHMKRTRCSDIELLKSSSTETKDVDDSYCDDEESGPVESYYIPLSNSRIRFLVALLDPIKKSI; encoded by the coding sequence ATGGGAAATGCCCGTAGTGGAAcgcaatttcataaaaaagaccTCTTGGAGGACTCCTCCTGGCTTAGGAAAATCGTGACTCAGTATCAAAAGAGGCAAAATTGTGGAGTTACATCATTCAATGGATTTACTATCGAAAAAATCCAAGGTGGATCATTTCATAGTTGTCTCCCTATTCAAATCCATAGGGTATGCATTTGTTTCAAAAACGGGAACAACAAACTCAAGAAGGCAAATTGGATAATTAAAACCTCACAGGAGGATGATCTCTCCCTcgaagtaaatatttatacccAACTCTTGACTGATGTCTATAAATACTTGAATTGCCGGAGCAACGTTCGTGTTCGGTACTTACTTAATATTCCAGAGATGATTCTGCATGAGAGTAGTAGGAACTCTTCTTCCTCTTGGGTGGATACAAAAATCGCCCTTGTGCTAGAAGATCTGACGAAAACTAAATCATGTATGAGAATCAAGGCCGTTGAAGTTATTGCTGGTTTGAATTTATCTCAATTTAAGTTGTTTTTGGGGACATTGGCTCAATTTCATGCAGTTGGATTTGCTTGGGGAACATCTTTTGGAGATGATTCCCTATTAGAATCCCATCCCTATTTGCATCGTCCTCAAAGGATATGCTCTGAGGATTTAAAcctaatttttgataaatatgtggAAATTCTCAATTATGCCGGTAGGAAAAACATAGTTTCAGACATATCTCGAAGGGTCAAGTTGTTTTCAGAGCTTCGAAGGAATTCTTCCGATATCTTAAACTGTGATGTATCAAAGGATATGAGTTCTCCATGTTGTGGACTCTGCTTAGGAGCACCTGTGCCTTCTGATGTTTTATTTCGATATGATAATTCTCTAAATCTCCTTGACGAAGAGAATAATGATACTCCTAATTCACCCACCTCAACAGTACCTATTTGTGCCGCAGTAAACACTTGTCGTCGAATACATTTTGGAGATGTCATTCGTGAGATTGCAACTTGTTTTTTTACGCTTCCTAGCCCAATCGTGAGGGCACATTATCTCACGCTCATGCTTCAGAATTATTGCCAGGCCTTTACTCTCACCTCTGAGCTCCTGGAAGTCAACACTCGTAAAAGAATCAATTACTCatttcaagattttcttggagACTTTTATAAGTTTGTACCACATGGAATCCTTAGAGCTATTCTGATGCATATGAAACGAACACGTTGTTCAGATATTGAACTATTGAAATCATCATCCACGGAGACCAAAGATGTAGATGATTCTTATTGCGATGATGAGGAAAGTGGACCTGTCGAGAGTTACTATATTCCATTAAGTAATTCTCGTATTCGATTCTTAGTAGCGCTACTCGATCCTATTAAAAAGTCTATTTAA